In Castanea sativa cultivar Marrone di Chiusa Pesio chromosome 6, ASM4071231v1, a single window of DNA contains:
- the LOC142641513 gene encoding uncharacterized protein LOC142641513 isoform X1 — translation MIRLFTRPPQPPQPSDAAAAPTPMQIDGGEGHDRQITGEEASEEQGYGEEGKEEKEKKKKKELGESNLDGLCCSICMEPWASQGDHQASCLPCGHVYGMSCIITWIQQCHGHPAKCPQCNAKCISKDVRKLFASPVVVHDEGLQKKIESLQTEIRSLKNERAGLLDVQDKLLDVQDNLLNELHQVKKKQADLENATLGGMGSKPLGFFSAKESWGENNRHHIDSNIGKQEILPCSFVLQQELAVEGATLFDMDASYQILILARRISGMGGTHMLNKINLICPHENEDIQLPKRIRAIKDLRVSPCGRLTLLASLGKKLSILSHGSNELVINYDLPDPAWSCSWDSNNPSYIYAGLQNGMLLTFDMRRTRNPLQCMVGLTSRPIHTIYSLVNNPAFGQGAHKLLTASSIGPCVWNTGCATDRPFLVPGLEDQGICMSLAYSPSSDDIVASYHPKILASNGATSSQSSQSSTALNTVGSQVLVKRVAGNFYNKLVSTSTNVSYVQMTKSTIINIENCYPIFAYGDEVTHGLRLRALPNLSDSQNLKPHQLPILDVKYAHSQGSGLLGCISKDKLQLFSPKYM, via the exons ATGATCCGTTTATTCACGCGTCCTCCGCAGCCACCTCAACCTTCCGACGCCGCCGCCGCGCCCACGCCGATGCAAATAGACGGCGGAGAAGGGCACGATCGTCAAATTACGGGAGAAGAAGCGTCCGAGGAGCAAGGCTATGGAGAGGAGGGAAAGgaagagaaggagaagaagaagaagaaagagttgGGTGAGAGTAACTTGGACGGGCTTTGTTGCTCTATTTGTATGGAACCTTGGGCTTCCCAAGGCGATCACCAAGCCAG TTGTCTTCCTTGTGGACATGTATATGGTATGTCTTGCATCATTACATGGATTCAGCAGTGCCATGGACATCCTGcaaag TGTCCGCAATGCAATGCAAAATGTATTTCAAAGGATGTCAGAAAGCTTTTTGCGTCACCTGTGGTTGTGCATGATGAAGGTCTACAGAAG AAAATTGAGTCTCTTCAAACTGAAATCAGGTCTCTTAAGAATGAG AGAGCTGGTTTGCTTGATGTTCAAGATAAGTTGCTCGATGTACAGGATAATCTACTGAATGAATTGCACCAAGTCAAGAAG AAGCAAGCTGATTTGGAGAATGCAACATTAGGAGGGATGGGGAGTAAGCCTCTTGGATTCTTTTCTGCTAAGGAATCCTGGGGAGAGAATAACA GACACCACATTGACTCAAACATTGGCAAACAGGAGATTCTTCCCTGCAGCTTTGTACTACAG CAAGAGTTGGCTGTAGAAGGCGCAACACTTTTTGATATGGATGCTTCTTACCAAATTCTAATTCTTGCTCGAAGGATTTCTGGGATGGGTGGGACACATATGCTCAACAAA ATTAACTTGATCTGTCCTCATGAAAATGAAGATATACAGCTTCCTAAAAGAATAAGGGCCATTAAGGATCTACGAGTCTCCCCATGTGGTAGACTCACCCTTTTAGCTTCACTTGGGAAGAAATTATCCATTCTTAG CCATGGAAGCAATGAATTAGTCATCAATTATGATTTGCCG GACCCGGCATGGTCATGCTCATGGGATAGTAACAACCCAAGTTATATTTATGCTGGTTTACAG AATGGTATGCTTTTGACATTTGATATGCGTCGGACCAGAAATCCTCTACAGTGCATGGTTGGATTGACCTCCCGGCCCATTCATACTATATACTCCCTTGTAAACAACCCAGCTTTTGGTCAGGGTGCTCACAAACTGCTCACTGCTTCTTCCATTGGCCCATGTGTGTGGAACACTGGTTGTGCCACAGATAG GCCATTTCTAGTTCCTGGTTTGGAGGATCAAGGCATTTGCATGTCACTTGCTTATAGCCCCTCAAGTGATGACATTGTTGCTTCATATCATCCTAAGATCCTAGCATCAAATGGAGCTACTAGTTCTCAATCTTCACAGTCATCCACTGCTCTTAATACTGTGGGTTCTCAAGTTCTTGTCAAAAGGGTAGCTGGtaacttttacaataaattggTATCTACGTCTACCAATGTAAGTTATGTTCAGATGACAAAGTCTACAATTATAAACATAGAAAATTGCTACCCAATTTTTGCATATGGGGATGAAGTGACCCACGGATTGAGGTTGAGGGCATTGCCAAATCTATCTGACAGCCAGAATCTTAAACCACATCAACTTCCTATACTTGACGTGAAGTATGCACATTCCCAGGGCTCAGGTTTACTTGGTTGCATTAGTAAAGACAAGTTGCaacttttctctccaaagtaCATGTGA
- the LOC142641513 gene encoding uncharacterized protein LOC142641513 isoform X2, whose translation MSCIITWIQQCHGHPAKCPQCNAKCISKDVRKLFASPVVVHDEGLQKKIESLQTEIRSLKNERAGLLDVQDKLLDVQDNLLNELHQVKKKQADLENATLGGMGSKPLGFFSAKESWGENNRHHIDSNIGKQEILPCSFVLQQELAVEGATLFDMDASYQILILARRISGMGGTHMLNKINLICPHENEDIQLPKRIRAIKDLRVSPCGRLTLLASLGKKLSILSHGSNELVINYDLPDPAWSCSWDSNNPSYIYAGLQNGMLLTFDMRRTRNPLQCMVGLTSRPIHTIYSLVNNPAFGQGAHKLLTASSIGPCVWNTGCATDRPFLVPGLEDQGICMSLAYSPSSDDIVASYHPKILASNGATSSQSSQSSTALNTVGSQVLVKRVAGNFYNKLVSTSTNVSYVQMTKSTIINIENCYPIFAYGDEVTHGLRLRALPNLSDSQNLKPHQLPILDVKYAHSQGSGLLGCISKDKLQLFSPKYM comes from the exons ATGTCTTGCATCATTACATGGATTCAGCAGTGCCATGGACATCCTGcaaag TGTCCGCAATGCAATGCAAAATGTATTTCAAAGGATGTCAGAAAGCTTTTTGCGTCACCTGTGGTTGTGCATGATGAAGGTCTACAGAAG AAAATTGAGTCTCTTCAAACTGAAATCAGGTCTCTTAAGAATGAG AGAGCTGGTTTGCTTGATGTTCAAGATAAGTTGCTCGATGTACAGGATAATCTACTGAATGAATTGCACCAAGTCAAGAAG AAGCAAGCTGATTTGGAGAATGCAACATTAGGAGGGATGGGGAGTAAGCCTCTTGGATTCTTTTCTGCTAAGGAATCCTGGGGAGAGAATAACA GACACCACATTGACTCAAACATTGGCAAACAGGAGATTCTTCCCTGCAGCTTTGTACTACAG CAAGAGTTGGCTGTAGAAGGCGCAACACTTTTTGATATGGATGCTTCTTACCAAATTCTAATTCTTGCTCGAAGGATTTCTGGGATGGGTGGGACACATATGCTCAACAAA ATTAACTTGATCTGTCCTCATGAAAATGAAGATATACAGCTTCCTAAAAGAATAAGGGCCATTAAGGATCTACGAGTCTCCCCATGTGGTAGACTCACCCTTTTAGCTTCACTTGGGAAGAAATTATCCATTCTTAG CCATGGAAGCAATGAATTAGTCATCAATTATGATTTGCCG GACCCGGCATGGTCATGCTCATGGGATAGTAACAACCCAAGTTATATTTATGCTGGTTTACAG AATGGTATGCTTTTGACATTTGATATGCGTCGGACCAGAAATCCTCTACAGTGCATGGTTGGATTGACCTCCCGGCCCATTCATACTATATACTCCCTTGTAAACAACCCAGCTTTTGGTCAGGGTGCTCACAAACTGCTCACTGCTTCTTCCATTGGCCCATGTGTGTGGAACACTGGTTGTGCCACAGATAG GCCATTTCTAGTTCCTGGTTTGGAGGATCAAGGCATTTGCATGTCACTTGCTTATAGCCCCTCAAGTGATGACATTGTTGCTTCATATCATCCTAAGATCCTAGCATCAAATGGAGCTACTAGTTCTCAATCTTCACAGTCATCCACTGCTCTTAATACTGTGGGTTCTCAAGTTCTTGTCAAAAGGGTAGCTGGtaacttttacaataaattggTATCTACGTCTACCAATGTAAGTTATGTTCAGATGACAAAGTCTACAATTATAAACATAGAAAATTGCTACCCAATTTTTGCATATGGGGATGAAGTGACCCACGGATTGAGGTTGAGGGCATTGCCAAATCTATCTGACAGCCAGAATCTTAAACCACATCAACTTCCTATACTTGACGTGAAGTATGCACATTCCCAGGGCTCAGGTTTACTTGGTTGCATTAGTAAAGACAAGTTGCaacttttctctccaaagtaCATGTGA
- the LOC142640162 gene encoding uncharacterized protein LOC142640162: MQMMKEQMDFIMNALRGRVSSDLDDLVQRTDSPFTTSVSLFPLPPKFRMPQVESYDESKDPLDHLESFKTLMHLQGVSDEIMCRAFPTTLKGPARIWFSRLTPNSIGTFKELSAQFASHFIEGHRYKKSTACLMNIRQREDETLRSYIAHFNKEALSIDEADDKILVAAFTNGLQKGKLLFSLYKNDPKTMSEVCYCATKYMNAEDALLARKEKPKKRERQEDM, encoded by the coding sequence atgcagatgatgaaggagcAGATGGACTTTATaatgaacgccctcagaggacGAGTATCCAGCGATCTTGATGACCTGGTCCAGAGAACCGATTCGCCTTTTACAACGTCCGTCAGTTTGTTCCCTCTTCCCCCGAAATTTCGCATGCCGCAGGTAGAGAGTTATGATGAATCTAAGGACCCCTTAGATCACTTGGAATCCTTCAAAACCTTAATGCATCTTCAAGGAGTttcggacgagattatgtgcagggCCTTCCCTACTACGTTGAAGGGACCTGCAAGGATCTGGTTTAGCAGACTGACACCCAACTCCATTGGCACTTTCAAGGAGTTAAGCGCCCAATTTGCCTCACACTTCATCGAGGGTCACAGATACAAGAAGTCTACCGCGTGCTTAATGAACATTAGGCAGCGGGAAGACGAGACCCTAAGATCTTATATAGCCCATTTTAACAAGGAGGCTCTCTCAATCGACGAAGCAGACGACAaaatacttgtggcagcattcaccaATGGGTTACAGAAGGGTAAGTTGCTATTTTCTTtatacaagaatgacccaaaaacCATGTCAGAGGTGTGTTACTGTGCGACCAAATACATGAACGCGGAAGACGCATTACTGGCCCGAAAAGAGAAgcccaaaaaaagggaaagacaggaagatatgTAG